One genomic window of Dama dama isolate Ldn47 chromosome 7, ASM3311817v1, whole genome shotgun sequence includes the following:
- the LOC133059302 gene encoding olfactory receptor 2B11-like, with product MKHMNESFPEDFILMGFTKYPWLDVPLFFALLTSYMFTLLGNIAIILVSQLDSQLQSPMYFFLTSLSFLDLCFTTTTVPQMLFNLGGPNKNITYIGCMTQAYVFHWLGCTECVLLGTMALDRYVAVCKPLRYPVVMNHKLCRQLSSTAWLIGLANSLLQSTLTVQLPLCGNQELDHFFCELPGLIKMACVDTTVNELTLAVVATFLIMGPLSMILISYSYIAQAVFRIPSADGRLKAFNTCSSHLLVVSLFYGPGIYIYMQPSGDSPQDLIKVLTLFYCVITPMANPFIYTLRNKDVKGALRRLLRQAILSKRI from the coding sequence ATGAAGCACATGAATGAAAGTTTTCCAGAGGATTTCATTCTCATGGGCTTTACCAAATATCCATGGTTGGATGTTCCTCTCTTCTTTGCCCTCCTAACCTCCTACATGTTCACACTATTGGGAAACATTGCTATTATTCTGGTTTCTCAACTAGATTCCCAACTCCAAAGTCCTATGTATTTCTTCCTCACAAGCCTCTCCTTTCTGGACCTCTGTTTCACCACCACGACTGTACCCCAAATGCTCTTCAACTTAGGCGGACCCAACAAGAACATCACTTACATAGGCTGCATGACCCAGGCCTATGTATTTCACTGGCTAGGCTGCACTGAATGTGTCCTGCTTGGCACCATGGCCTTAGACCGCTATGTGGCTGTGTGTAAGCCTCTGAGATACCCTGTAGTCATGAACCACAAACTCTGCCGGCAGCTCTCCAGCACTGCTTGGCTCATTGGCCTGGCCAATTCACTACTGCAGTCCACACTGACAGTCCAGCTGCCCCTGTGTGGGAACCAAGAACTGGACCACTTCTTTTGTGAACTGCCTGGTCTAATTAAGATGGCTTGTGTGGACACCACAGTCAACGAGCTTACTTTAGCAGTTGTGGCCACCTTCCTGATAATGGGTCCCCTCTCTATGATACTTATCTCTTACAGTTATATTGCACAAGCTGTATTTCGAATCCCTTCTGCTGATGGGAGACTTAAGGCCTTCAACACTTGTTCTTCACACTTACTAGTGGTGTCTTTATTTTATGGCCCTGGCATCTACATCTATATGCAGCCTTCAGGGGACAGCCCTCAAGACCTTATCAAAGTTCTGACGCTGTTTTACTGTGTTATTACTCCCATGGCCAACCCATTCATCTACACCTTGAGGAACAAGGATGTTAAAGGAGCTTTGAGGAGACTTCTGAGGCAGGCCATTTTGTCCAAGAGAATATGA